The DNA region CTGGCTATTACTGCAACTGACATTTAGCAGCAGTTTGAACAGTCCCTTCCTTCAAGACAATGAACAACAGGATGAAAAAGGAGATGATCCTTAGTTGTCAGAACAATGTGATTCTCTTTTAGACAATGCTCACTGCAGTTAACTCAATCAGCAATATGAAATTAAACACAAATAAATAGTGTAATGAGGTTTTTTTCGTGCTGAATTACTGGCACTGATGCTCTGTCTAAGACAAAAATGTAGATCTGTCTGACTTGACATTACTTACTGCAGTGTTGACAAGCTTGTCATTACTGTCATTACATTCTCTAATCAAACATtgggagtgggtgtgtctataaaATACCACATCTGCCGTACTTCTTTATGCTACAAACACTTTCTTCATCTCAGTTGATTTCCCACCCATCTCTTTGTGGGCGGGGCGTCCATGGGTGAGAGCAGGTAAGAGCTGGGATCCACCTCCCACCTGACACACAACTACAGAGAGAGGACACCACACTACAGAccacaccaccacggaacacctGAGAGGGACCGCACTGAGGTCCTGACTCCAAAGAGAGACTACCCCAGGCTGGCTAAGGTCCTGCCTGTCTCCCCCTGAGCACCTGGAGGCTTGGTACTAAATGTGGAGGAACATGAGTCTCATCTGTTCATCTGAAGGTAAGATGGAGAGAGTAGAATGAACACATCTGCAATAGAGGAAACACATTTGACTTTCTGTACGGACAAATAAATGCAATGAACTGTGTCATGTGACATGTACATAATGCAGGATGAAGAGGTGTTTTGTTTGGCCAGGCCACACAGTAAATATCCACAATAGGCCTAAATATCTACAgtaaatatatattatttgttCTGTATTTTCTATCATTAAGTTAAATTCAATGGACTGAAAAAGGCTTTATCATCTGCATTGTACATTATGCTTTAATATGATCTCTTATGTTTGATTCTATGATCATGTGTAGAATGTAGAtagtatagatatatatatatagatagcgAGTAGAGATAGGTAATTCTTATTCATAATAGTCTTAGATTATATGCATGCCATTGCACTTATGAATTATTAGACATTGTAATTATGCATGTATTACATCTATTCTATCTAAGTCCTAATACTTTGAGCAGCAtcgcattagtggaaaccaagactgttctcagggcaggCCTGGTTGTAGCTAGATATGTTAGAGTCATGTCGGGGAcaattttagcattttagctaacccttacccttttcctaaccttaacctaattctcctaacctgcctcAAAAAGTCACTTTTGCTAGTCAAAACCAGCAGCCCAGCCGtgagaacagtcttggtttccactaatgtgaTACAGCATACTTTGAATGCAAAGAAGGACTCAGCATACATGATTCCTCCTCTTGATGATGAACTACTACactatggattttttttttcagcaCTACAAGGATACAGCGTTGTCTggtgggggtggtgtgtgtgcctgtgtgtgtctctgtgtctgtgtctctgtgtgtgtgtgtgtacaattgTTACTTCAAAAGACATATACAACTGTCAATGTTGTATACAATAACCCCCTCTTTCAAATGCCTAAGTGGTTTTGGCAGACGTTCCACTGTCTTTGGGAAACCTGACACTGGCTTAAAGAGAGGGgagttcctcttctctctctctctctctctctctctctctctctctctctctctctctctctctctctctctctctctctctctctctctctctctctctctctctctctctctctctcttcctctctcgctctctctctctctttctgtctctctctctctttctctctatctgtgcaggagagggagagaagagaatgaaagaaggagaggagaagaagagagggagggagagagggattagAAGATAGTTTAAGATTATTGAGGGAAATTACAGTTCTGCCCACAATGTTAACCCTTTCATGTGACGTTCATTGTTGCTTCTCAGATCAATTGACTTTTGATTTTACAATAAAGTTTAAGTAATTAAAGCCAGAGAGTAGTCTTGAATTTGCATACTCTCAttgcaataaaataaaaataaacagattTTCAAGTAACTGAAAAGATCGTCAAGTGCAGCTACCTAATCCCTTACCTCTGAAGTTGATATAGCCTCATTTCATCTTTAAATACATGCAATAATCATCATTATCCTCAAAAAGTCCCATGTTTGATGAAGGCGTCTTATTTAACTAAGCTCTAAACTTTCATCTTGTCTTAATTCACATCCACAGATctacaagagcagaggagagcagaggagagggtttGATGATGAAGCTTCACCTGGTTTCTCCTTCTACTTGAGGGGAAGTTCACCAGAAAACTGGATGTCACCAGTGGaggaaacaacaaaacaaagtgATTCACTAACTTGCTGCTCTGATTCCTTATCCATCAATTTGTCTAAAGaggatctctatctctctctgttcctttacACCATCAACATGAGTGCTGCCTTCTCCCACTCCTTCGTAGATCAGCTGCCCACTTACCTAAACAGAGGCACCATCCTGCCGTACGGACTGTCTCCCTCTAGTGGCCACTCTGAgaactgcacccactcccactcccacacCCACCACCTCCACTCTGGCTCTGACCCTCTGGCCCACACCGTGCCCTTCCTCCTCTACCCCACCACCATGGACCCTAGAGGCCTCTATGATGCCTCGTTCCGGGGCCCCGGAGGCCCCACCCTGCTCCCATACCTATCTCCCTTCCACCATGGACGCTTCAGGATGTACGAATGCCCCTTCGAGCCGGAGTTTCTCCAGAAGAGGAATGAGCGGGAGCGTCAGAGGGTAAAGTGTGTGAACCAGGGCTATGCCAAGCTTAGGGACCACCTGCCAGGGGGCGCCAGTGAGAAGAGGCTTAGTAAAGTGGAGACACTCAGGGCAGCAATTCGTTATATTAAATACCTGCAGGGTCTGGTGGAGGGgcaggggaaagggagagaggggcgtGAGGGGGAACAGGCGTGCCACAGCCCCGGTTCTGCTCCCTGTAGGACGGAGGACTCGGGACACAGCGATGGGGGGtcacctcgctctctctcacactcttcctcttcctccccgggGTAGACTGTGGGGAGACAGAGGGCTCTGGGACCTAGGGGATTATGGGTAGTGTCATTTGTGAGAGGGACTTTGGATTGACATTCGTAGAAAGGTTGTGTTCCCCCTCTCCAAGGACTGCTCACCACAACATCACACCCTGAGCACAAAGATAAATAATTTAATAACTTTTCCACTTGATACTGCGTTATGAATTGGCAATGTGTATTGTTTTGTGACACTAAAATGTTTTACCAAACCACTTTGGAAATCTGATTATGTAAAATAATATATACACTTCTGATTTGAAGATAAACACCTGAAACTCTGAGAGCAATGAATTCAATAAGTATGCAATGTTTATTGTATTTAAAAATGATAAACTGATCACCGTAGCGACACAACTATTTTGTTGTCAAAATAAACTGTAGTTCATTTTATTACAGCACATTACATCTGTTGGAAATCTTAGTGTGATATTGAGTGCCAAAACTGGTAATAAAGGCATTTGATTCCTTTTTTAACACACATCGTTTTGGAAAATAAACAGATTCTACAATGGGACAACTGATACTGAGAGGAAAACATTGTTTTGGTTAAACAGTATTTATAATAGTGTTAATCTAACTGTCTAATTAGTTGTAATAGTTTGGCATAATTGTGCTCATTCCTCGGACTTGGTTGACTGATGACTCAAACTAAATTAGTTTGCGAAACGGTCATAGGCGTGGCATTTGGCAGGTGCAATGAGTCTGGGTAGCCAGACAACGGACTTGGGGCCTGTCTCGAATGTTTAGTTGCTGTGTTTGGGTTCtacatgtatatatacagtacaaagCCTTTCACATTTATTACACAAAGCATTGGGCATGATAGAGCACGAATTGATACCATAAATAGTAAGAGTCATAAGATTGGCAACAGTTGACATAGATCTCACTGGCAATAATTCCAACAAGATCTCATGGTTTGACACGGTCTGACTTCAATATTTGATAAACATTGAGTTTTGACGGTTAAGTATAGGCATTCATTCCGCTTAGTTAAGTTAATGTGGCAGTGCAGTTAAAACGTGATTTTCCagttaggcagagttgcaaagaaaaagtccagtgtctgtgttcttttgcccatcttaatcttttatttttattggccaatctgagatatggctttttctttacaactctgaaggtcagcatcccggagtcgcctcttcactgttgacgttgagactggtgttttgcaggttctatttaatgaagctgccagttgaggacctgtgaggcgtctgtttctcaaactagacactaatgtatttgtcctcttgctcagttgtgcaccggggcctcccactcctctttctattctggttagagtcagtttgcgatgttctgtgaagggagtagcacacagcgttgtacgagatcttccgtttcttggcaatttctcgcatggaatagccttcatttctcagaacaagaatagactgacgagtttcagaagaaagcctgtaatcgaacccacaattgctgatgctccagatactcaactagtctcaactaggccagttttattgcttctttaatcagcacaacagttttcagctgtgctaacataattgcaaaagtgttttctaatgatcaattagccttttaaaatgataaacttggattagcaaacactacatgccattggaacacaggactgatggttgctgataatgggcctctgtacgcctaagtagatattccataaaaaatcagccgtttccagctacaatagccatttacaacattgacaatgtctacactgtatttctgatcaatttgatgttattttaatggacaaaaacatttattttctttcgaaaacaaggacatggtagtgtacatacatatatacagtgggggaaaaaagtatttagtcaaatcaaatcaaatcaaattttattggtcacatgcgccgaatacaacaggtgcagacattacagtgaaatgcttacttacagcccttaaccaacagtgcatttattttaaacaaaaaagtgttgagaaaaaaaagagcagaagtaaaataaagtgacagtagggaggctatatatacaggggggtaccgttgcagagtcaatgtgcgggggcaccggctagttgaggtagttgaggtaatatgtacctCAACTACCAATTGGTGActttcagccaccaattgtgcaagttctcccacttaaaaagatgagagaggcctgtaatttcatcataggtacacgtcaactatgacagacaaaatgagaaaaaaaattccagaaaatcacattgtaggatttttaatgaatttatttgcaaattatggtggaaaataagaatttggtcaataacaaaagtttctcaatactt from Coregonus clupeaformis isolate EN_2021a chromosome 12, ASM2061545v1, whole genome shotgun sequence includes:
- the LOC123492112 gene encoding achaete-scute homolog 5-like; protein product: MSPVEETTKQSDSLTCCSDSLSINLSKEDLYLSLFLYTINMSAAFSHSFVDQLPTYLNRGTILPYGLSPSSGHSENCTHSHSHTHHLHSGSDPLAHTVPFLLYPTTMDPRGLYDASFRGPGGPTLLPYLSPFHHGRFRMYECPFEPEFLQKRNERERQRVKCVNQGYAKLRDHLPGGASEKRLSKVETLRAAIRYIKYLQGLVEGQGKGREGREGEQACHSPGSAPCRTEDSGHSDGGSPRSLSHSSSSSPG